From Weissella confusa, a single genomic window includes:
- a CDS encoding LysM peptidoglycan-binding domain-containing protein, with the protein MINKQILTAMTTAGVATVAVGVNASADTYTVKAGDTLTSIANAMGTTVEKIASDNNIEDANFILTGVSLTVNGDGTVTPVRADADATATTTAAPVGVNGSYTVKNGDTLFAIAQANNMTLADLLAINGLTANDTIFIGQTINLVAQAAPVAPVVESAAPVVTSEAPVVSEAPVVSEAPAASEAPVASDVSEVAPVAEEASEAPVVAAPASNYVGAPTQADSFTQTTDSGVTTAYQTAEVAAETPAPAATGSVYDQFIAAGGTDALWSNIVMPESGGNPDIVSPNGYRGLGQTKQSWGTGSVSEQTAGMVNYAVTRYGSIDNAVSFRVANGWW; encoded by the coding sequence ATGATTAATAAACAAATTTTGACAGCAATGACAACTGCAGGAGTCGCAACGGTTGCCGTTGGTGTGAACGCATCAGCTGATACATACACGGTTAAGGCTGGTGATACGTTGACGAGCATTGCCAATGCAATGGGAACGACGGTTGAAAAGATTGCTAGTGATAACAACATTGAAGACGCAAACTTCATTTTGACGGGTGTGTCATTGACGGTTAATGGTGACGGAACGGTTACGCCGGTGCGAGCTGATGCAGATGCGACGGCAACGACGACCGCTGCCCCAGTTGGCGTAAATGGTTCATACACGGTGAAGAATGGTGATACGCTTTTCGCCATTGCCCAAGCAAACAACATGACGTTGGCTGATTTATTGGCAATTAACGGTTTGACGGCGAATGACACAATTTTTATCGGTCAAACGATTAATTTGGTTGCCCAAGCAGCGCCGGTTGCACCAGTTGTTGAAAGTGCTGCCCCAGTTGTGACGTCAGAGGCGCCAGTGGTATCTGAAGCACCTGTTGTGTCAGAAGCGCCAGCAGCCTCAGAGGCACCGGTAGCATCAGACGTATCAGAAGTTGCTCCGGTTGCCGAAGAAGCATCAGAGGCGCCTGTCGTGGCAGCTCCAGCGTCAAACTACGTCGGTGCACCAACGCAAGCTGATTCATTCACGCAAACGACGGACTCAGGTGTCACAACGGCTTACCAAACGGCCGAAGTGGCAGCTGAAACGCCAGCGCCAGCAGCAACTGGTTCAGTTTATGATCAATTTATTGCGGCCGGCGGAACGGATGCTTTGTGGTCAAACATCGTGATGCCTGAATCAGGTGGAAACCCAGATATCGTTTCACCAAACGGTTACCGTGGTTTGGGTCAAACCAAGCAATCATGGGGAACTGGTTCAGTTTCAGAACAAACAGCCGGTATGGTTAACTACGCTGTGACGCGTTACGGATCAATCGATAACGCCGTGTCATTCCGTGTTGCTAACGGTTGGTGGTAA
- a CDS encoding APC family permease yields MKKFKKGIGFPSVVLLGINGVIGGGLFLLPSTMYKQGGQYVLLAIALAGISATLIAMHYAVMSSRIDEDGGAWVYTKRAFGHYPGFLVGWFGWLFGVITISAETAAFLKTLTGLVPAVGTPLVYNSLAIGIMLLLGIMNYFGTGIASRIDDASSLIKIGVILAVFIATVVWLLLGSTSQFSIAQAKPAHDFSGAFGNAFYMFTGFSLIPIAAKEMKNPGKMLPRAISTVMLATTAIFVLMQVVAMTVLGDHLAGSALPVADIFNVILGRVGRTIIITGMMLSIIGVAIATSFNSPIELASMARERGFLPREFSRLNRYGAPVGAILLTIAISGGLILSGSYLFLIKLIVLSDFVQYLGTIFSSIKLRGDATLPTGYKLPGGKWMTYLTIVVVAYLFTTFAFTTVLVGIGFAILGTIIYSVEQRRH; encoded by the coding sequence ATGAAAAAATTCAAAAAAGGTATTGGATTCCCGAGTGTTGTACTGCTAGGTATTAACGGTGTCATCGGTGGTGGGCTGTTTTTGCTACCGAGTACGATGTACAAGCAGGGTGGCCAATACGTCTTATTGGCAATCGCATTAGCCGGTATTTCAGCGACGCTAATCGCGATGCATTATGCCGTCATGTCATCGCGAATTGATGAAGACGGCGGTGCGTGGGTGTACACCAAGCGTGCCTTTGGGCATTACCCAGGATTTTTGGTGGGCTGGTTTGGCTGGCTGTTTGGGGTAATTACCATCAGTGCTGAAACGGCGGCCTTTTTAAAAACGTTAACTGGACTGGTACCAGCGGTTGGGACGCCGTTAGTCTATAATAGTTTGGCTATCGGTATTATGTTGCTGCTGGGAATCATGAATTACTTCGGTACAGGTATTGCGAGTCGCATAGATGATGCGTCCAGTTTGATAAAAATCGGGGTCATTTTAGCCGTGTTCATTGCAACGGTTGTGTGGTTGCTGCTGGGTAGCACATCGCAATTCTCAATCGCACAAGCGAAACCGGCGCATGATTTCTCAGGCGCCTTTGGAAATGCCTTCTATATGTTTACTGGATTCTCACTGATTCCAATCGCAGCCAAAGAGATGAAGAACCCTGGCAAAATGTTGCCACGTGCGATTTCGACGGTGATGTTAGCTACGACAGCGATTTTCGTTTTGATGCAAGTAGTCGCAATGACAGTTTTGGGTGATCATTTGGCTGGTTCAGCTTTGCCGGTCGCGGACATTTTTAATGTTATTTTGGGCCGTGTTGGCCGGACAATTATCATCACGGGGATGATGTTGTCGATTATCGGTGTTGCGATTGCGACATCATTTAATTCACCAATTGAATTGGCCTCGATGGCCCGTGAACGCGGGTTCCTGCCACGTGAATTCTCACGTTTGAATCGCTACGGTGCACCAGTTGGCGCCATCTTGCTAACAATCGCCATCTCAGGTGGCTTGATTTTGAGCGGTAGTTATCTATTTTTAATCAAGCTGATTGTGCTGAGTGACTTCGTGCAATACTTAGGAACAATTTTCTCATCGATTAAGCTACGCGGTGATGCGACATTGCCAACTGGCTATAAGCTACCAGGCGGGAAATGGATGACTTACCTAACTATTGTGGTGGTCGCATATTTGTTTACAACCTTTGCGTTTACGACGGTTTTGGTTGGTATTGGCTTTGCGATATTAGGAACGATTATTTACAGCGTGGAACAACGACGCCATTAA
- a CDS encoding transglycosylase domain-containing protein, with amino-acid sequence MASRKTRRQRHNPVKNLMKWLATIIVIMLLAGGAYVGYAIHQAPTITDSALKANPSPGDNQVHVTYDNIPNDYRNALISTEDRTFETNNGVSLGGVFNLVVSNIKARFGDGVACGGSSITQQLVKLTVFSTSKADQTPTRKIQEIYLALQLNKTHSKAQILEYYVNKIYEGHYQYGAQTIAYYYFGKPLSQLTLSQTAIIAGLGQSPSNFDLYSNPELVEKRRNIVLAAMLDNDKINHHEYEDAKATSVTAGLIPR; translated from the coding sequence ATGGCGAGTCGCAAAACACGTCGACAACGACACAATCCAGTTAAAAACCTGATGAAATGGCTGGCAACCATCATTGTCATCATGCTGTTAGCGGGTGGGGCTTACGTTGGTTACGCCATTCATCAAGCGCCAACCATTACGGATTCAGCCCTCAAAGCGAATCCCAGTCCCGGGGACAATCAAGTTCATGTCACCTATGACAACATTCCGAACGATTATCGTAATGCGTTGATTTCAACCGAAGATCGCACGTTCGAAACGAACAACGGTGTCAGCCTAGGTGGGGTATTCAACTTGGTTGTTTCAAACATCAAGGCCCGCTTTGGCGATGGCGTTGCCTGTGGTGGTTCGTCAATCACCCAACAACTTGTTAAGTTGACCGTTTTCTCAACTAGCAAGGCGGATCAAACACCAACCCGCAAAATTCAAGAGATTTATCTAGCGCTTCAGTTGAACAAAACGCATTCTAAAGCACAAATTTTGGAATACTATGTCAATAAAATTTACGAAGGCCACTACCAATACGGTGCGCAAACAATTGCCTACTACTATTTTGGTAAGCCTTTGTCTCAATTGACGTTGTCACAAACGGCCATCATCGCCGGTTTGGGTCAAAGTCCATCAAACTTCGACTTGTACAGCAATCCTGAATTGGTCGAAAAGCGTCGCAACATCGTGCTGGCCGCGATGCTAGATAATGACAAAATTAATCACCATGAATACGAAGATGCGAAGGCAACCAGCGTAACAGCCGGTTTAATTCCACGCTAA
- a CDS encoding excinuclease ABC subunit UvrA, giving the protein MTFSIEVRGAKTNNLKNIDVDIPLGQMTGITGRSGSGKSSLAMGTLYGEGMRRYLNALSTYTRRRITQANRADVTSIHHLPSALALRQRPQVPDVRSTVGTMTESLNVLRLMFSRLGSMVCPNGHRIGPTLAVAMDVDMTGMDCPVCGVHFMPYGAEDFAFNSAGACPTCQGTGEVQTINPALLINEKLTIRDGAVNSWRTPGRTFMPLVAEAAGINIDIPYEDLPDDQKDLVLHGDRDEYEINIPSKSGKVFHMDHAVFENATNAIEDSMKSSKNERTIKRLNQFYTFQTCPTCHGSRFNPKLLTQLLRDKNIAELSEYTIEELAVFIAELPATLPDEMQKMGQKLVDEFLELLDAPIKLGLDYLTLARAGSTLSTGELQRIQLGRTIRNETTGVLYVLDEPTVGLHPANVAGLLTIFKTLLEQGNTLVVVDHDMSVIGASDHIIEIGPGSGDYGGTVTFTGSARNAKTSNALVAPYLNGTADIQTRTLAPRESLFDDGSIDIAVTAKNNLHNVRARIPKNRLTSVTGMSGAGKTTLILDLLVPGILAQNEQQPLPDGVASLDAAGVANVVMVDSVPVGKNARSTVATYTNILDNLRKLFASLPDAKEHGFTASDFSYNAAGACPTCGGVGHITLDVQYLPDVTQVCPTCQGSRYRAEVLDVKWHDRSIADLLALSVTDALEVFKDEKKILKTLETLQELGLDYLILGESTPELSGGEAQRLKLVSQIHQKQGASLFIFDEPSVGLHPLDIENLLHVFDLLLMQGATIITIEHDLEVMANSDWLIDLGQGGGTHGGQIVGTGTPAELAAIPENVTGQYLKDYLAQYQRA; this is encoded by the coding sequence ATGACATTTTCGATTGAAGTCCGGGGTGCAAAAACTAATAATCTGAAAAATATTGATGTGGATATTCCACTTGGACAAATGACTGGAATTACTGGGCGCAGTGGTTCTGGAAAGAGTTCGCTGGCGATGGGGACGCTATACGGTGAGGGGATGCGTCGCTATTTGAATGCCTTGTCGACCTATACGCGACGCCGAATTACACAGGCGAATCGCGCTGACGTGACAAGTATTCATCATTTGCCATCAGCTTTGGCACTGCGTCAACGTCCACAGGTGCCAGACGTACGTTCAACGGTTGGAACGATGACTGAGAGTTTAAACGTGCTACGTTTGATGTTTTCTCGTTTAGGGTCGATGGTGTGTCCAAATGGGCATCGCATTGGGCCAACCTTGGCCGTTGCAATGGATGTTGATATGACGGGGATGGATTGCCCGGTTTGTGGTGTGCATTTCATGCCGTATGGCGCCGAAGATTTCGCTTTTAACTCGGCTGGCGCATGCCCAACGTGCCAAGGGACGGGTGAGGTGCAAACCATTAATCCAGCGTTACTGATCAATGAAAAATTAACCATTCGCGATGGGGCGGTGAATTCATGGCGCACACCTGGGCGTACGTTTATGCCATTGGTGGCTGAAGCAGCGGGCATTAATATTGATATTCCATATGAAGATTTGCCAGATGACCAAAAGGATTTGGTTTTGCATGGTGACCGTGATGAATATGAAATTAATATTCCAAGCAAAAGCGGGAAGGTGTTCCACATGGATCATGCGGTGTTTGAAAATGCGACGAACGCCATTGAGGACAGCATGAAGAGCAGTAAAAATGAGCGCACTATCAAACGCTTGAATCAGTTTTACACTTTCCAAACTTGTCCAACGTGTCATGGATCGCGTTTTAACCCGAAGTTGCTGACGCAGTTACTACGAGACAAGAACATCGCGGAGCTGTCAGAGTACACCATCGAAGAGCTGGCAGTATTTATTGCCGAATTGCCTGCGACATTGCCAGACGAGATGCAAAAGATGGGACAAAAGCTTGTTGATGAGTTTTTGGAACTATTAGATGCACCAATTAAGCTTGGTTTGGATTATCTTACGTTGGCCCGTGCCGGAAGTACACTTTCGACTGGTGAACTACAACGTATTCAACTTGGACGTACGATTCGCAATGAAACGACTGGTGTATTGTATGTGCTAGACGAGCCAACGGTTGGATTGCACCCAGCCAACGTCGCAGGCCTATTAACGATTTTCAAAACGCTTTTGGAACAAGGTAATACGTTGGTCGTGGTTGATCACGATATGAGTGTCATTGGAGCGAGCGACCATATTATTGAAATTGGCCCTGGTTCGGGCGATTACGGTGGGACGGTGACGTTTACCGGGAGTGCCCGTAATGCAAAGACGTCCAACGCGTTGGTGGCCCCTTATCTAAACGGGACGGCTGACATTCAGACCAGAACATTGGCGCCGCGGGAATCGCTGTTTGATGATGGTAGCATCGATATCGCGGTGACTGCCAAGAATAATTTGCATAACGTTAGGGCACGGATTCCTAAGAACCGATTGACGAGTGTCACGGGGATGAGTGGTGCCGGTAAGACAACGTTGATTCTCGATTTGTTGGTGCCAGGTATTCTAGCGCAAAACGAACAACAGCCACTACCTGATGGTGTGGCGTCACTTGATGCGGCAGGTGTTGCAAACGTGGTGATGGTTGATTCGGTGCCGGTTGGTAAGAATGCACGTTCAACGGTTGCGACGTACACCAACATTTTGGATAATTTGCGCAAGTTGTTCGCTAGCTTGCCGGATGCTAAGGAACATGGTTTCACCGCAAGTGATTTCTCATACAATGCAGCTGGTGCATGTCCAACTTGTGGTGGTGTCGGGCACATTACGCTCGATGTGCAATATCTACCAGATGTGACACAAGTCTGCCCAACCTGCCAAGGCTCACGTTATCGTGCTGAGGTACTGGATGTAAAGTGGCATGATCGATCAATCGCAGATTTGTTGGCCTTGTCTGTCACGGATGCACTTGAAGTGTTCAAGGATGAAAAGAAGATTCTAAAGACGCTCGAAACGTTGCAAGAATTGGGCTTGGATTATCTGATTTTGGGTGAAAGTACACCTGAATTATCAGGTGGGGAGGCACAACGCCTAAAGTTGGTGTCACAAATTCACCAAAAGCAGGGTGCCAGCTTGTTTATCTTTGATGAACCGTCAGTTGGATTGCACCCGTTGGACATTGAGAATCTGCTTCACGTGTTCGATTTGTTGCTGATGCAAGGGGCAACAATCATTACCATCGAACACGATTTGGAAGTGATGGCTAACTCAGATTGGTTGATTGATTTGGGACAAGGTGGTGGTACGCACGGTGGTCAAATTGTTGGTACTGGGACACCAGCCGAACTAGCTGCGATACCAGAAAACGTCACAGGTCAGTATTTAAAGGATTATTTGGCGCAATATCAACGCGCATAA
- the rlmD gene encoding 23S rRNA (uracil(1939)-C(5))-methyltransferase RlmD, which produces MAEEKKRRPYQGKGGNNQNRGKFVPRGTRGPRRDNRNQQNVEVNVGDKLLITIKRLGINGEGIGYYKRKITFIPGALPDEVVDVVVTNVTDKFIEARVRKIKQRSPKRVDPVDNQEVGGFELEHLSYDGQLEFKQDVIRQALEKYKPEGYEKFDLRPTIGMENPDGYRNKAQFPVREVDGKLAVGMYKRNSHDLVDLPKVSTQHPATLKVVRKVRDILADMDMPIYNERKNSGIVKTLIARVSETTGDVQLTIVTNGKYLPSADELIARINKELPEVVSVHQNINSDKTSLVWGEDTKLLWGSEYITETINGKTFKLSPRAFLQLNPRQTQRLYNEAISALDLTQADKLIDAYSGVGTIGISLADHAGEVRGMDTVPEAIDDANENAADNGVKNAAYYTGAAEDLIPRWANEGWVADALVVDPPRTGLDEELRWTILETQPDKFVYVSCNASTLARDLVDLTRVYDVEYIQSIDMFPQTARWEGIVKFTKKSK; this is translated from the coding sequence ATGGCTGAAGAAAAGAAGCGTCGTCCTTACCAAGGTAAGGGTGGCAACAATCAAAATCGCGGCAAGTTTGTTCCACGTGGAACACGTGGACCTCGTCGTGATAATCGCAACCAACAAAACGTCGAAGTTAACGTTGGTGACAAGCTGTTGATTACCATCAAGCGATTGGGAATCAACGGTGAAGGAATTGGTTACTATAAGCGTAAGATTACGTTTATTCCAGGAGCACTTCCTGATGAAGTTGTTGATGTTGTTGTAACGAACGTCACAGACAAGTTCATCGAAGCGCGTGTTCGTAAGATTAAGCAACGCTCACCAAAGCGTGTTGATCCAGTTGATAACCAAGAAGTTGGTGGCTTTGAATTGGAGCACTTGTCTTACGATGGCCAACTAGAATTTAAGCAAGATGTGATTCGTCAGGCCTTGGAAAAGTACAAGCCTGAAGGATATGAAAAGTTTGATTTGCGCCCAACGATTGGTATGGAAAACCCAGATGGTTACCGTAACAAGGCGCAATTCCCGGTTCGAGAAGTTGACGGTAAGTTGGCCGTGGGAATGTACAAGCGTAATTCTCACGACTTGGTTGATTTGCCAAAGGTTTCAACGCAACACCCAGCAACATTGAAGGTAGTGCGTAAGGTGCGTGATATTTTGGCTGATATGGACATGCCAATTTACAACGAGCGCAAGAACTCAGGAATCGTTAAGACGTTGATTGCCCGCGTGTCAGAAACGACAGGTGATGTGCAATTGACGATTGTTACGAACGGCAAGTACTTGCCTAGTGCTGATGAATTGATTGCACGTATCAACAAGGAATTGCCTGAAGTTGTTTCTGTTCACCAGAACATCAACTCAGACAAGACGTCACTTGTTTGGGGTGAAGATACCAAGTTGTTGTGGGGGAGTGAGTACATTACGGAGACGATTAACGGTAAGACGTTCAAGTTGTCACCACGTGCATTCTTGCAATTGAACCCACGCCAAACGCAACGTTTGTACAACGAGGCCATCTCAGCGCTTGATTTGACGCAAGCCGATAAGTTGATTGACGCCTACTCAGGAGTTGGAACCATCGGTATTTCATTGGCTGATCATGCTGGTGAGGTGCGTGGTATGGATACGGTTCCTGAAGCCATCGATGACGCAAATGAAAATGCGGCTGATAACGGTGTTAAGAATGCTGCCTACTACACAGGTGCAGCTGAAGATTTGATTCCACGCTGGGCAAACGAAGGCTGGGTTGCCGACGCTTTGGTTGTTGATCCGCCACGTACTGGTTTGGATGAAGAATTGCGTTGGACAATTTTGGAAACACAACCAGATAAGTTTGTGTATGTGTCATGTAATGCATCAACGTTGGCCCGTGATTTGGTCGACTTGACGCGTGTTTATGATGTTGAATACATCCAATCAATTGATATGTTCCCACAAACTGCTCGTTGGGAAGGTATTGTTAAGTTTACGAAGAAGAGCAAGTAA
- a CDS encoding BMP family protein, with protein MVSRRNLIIGGVALVAVAGIAYAATSGSNGGSSNKFTAAVVSDTNGVNDKGFNQSAWEGLEKWGKENGLEKGQNGYNYFQPKTVADYNTQLTQAATAKYNVVAAIGNTFKDSVQTVSKKYPDTKFVLVDEIAGSKYKNVASVMFRSEQSSYLVGVAAATKAKTMGDDTVGFVGGMKNPVIEAFLAGYQAGVKSVDPNIKVDATYAGTFSDPAKGQTIAKAKIAQGEHIIFQAAGGVGNGVFQAAKDQDATLAADSKDKVWVIGVDMDQTDMGAYKTKDGKADNLTLTSSLTGIGRGVQLVTEAAQKDKFPGGKTVYYGLKEKGVGVTTNNLNADEKKAVEDAKAKIIAGDIKVPDTPEN; from the coding sequence ATGGTTTCACGTCGTAACTTAATTATTGGTGGAGTGGCACTTGTCGCAGTTGCAGGAATTGCATACGCAGCAACGTCAGGAAGCAACGGTGGTTCAAGCAATAAGTTCACTGCAGCGGTTGTTTCAGACACGAACGGTGTTAACGACAAGGGCTTCAACCAAAGCGCTTGGGAAGGTTTGGAGAAGTGGGGTAAGGAAAACGGCTTGGAAAAGGGCCAAAACGGATACAACTACTTCCAACCTAAGACAGTTGCGGATTACAACACGCAATTGACGCAAGCCGCAACGGCTAAGTACAACGTTGTCGCAGCAATTGGAAACACGTTTAAGGACTCAGTTCAAACTGTTTCAAAGAAGTACCCAGACACGAAGTTTGTGTTGGTTGACGAAATTGCTGGATCAAAGTACAAGAACGTTGCGTCAGTAATGTTCCGTTCAGAGCAATCATCATACTTGGTTGGTGTGGCTGCAGCTACGAAGGCTAAGACGATGGGCGATGACACGGTTGGCTTTGTTGGTGGTATGAAGAATCCAGTTATCGAAGCATTCTTGGCTGGTTACCAAGCCGGCGTGAAGTCAGTTGACCCTAATATCAAGGTAGATGCAACGTATGCTGGTACGTTCTCAGACCCTGCCAAGGGACAAACGATTGCGAAGGCTAAGATTGCACAAGGTGAGCACATCATCTTCCAAGCCGCTGGTGGTGTTGGAAATGGTGTCTTCCAAGCTGCGAAGGATCAAGACGCAACGTTGGCTGCCGACTCTAAGGATAAGGTATGGGTTATCGGTGTCGACATGGATCAAACTGACATGGGTGCCTACAAGACAAAGGATGGCAAGGCTGATAACTTGACGTTGACATCATCATTGACTGGAATCGGTCGTGGTGTGCAATTGGTTACTGAAGCTGCCCAAAAGGACAAGTTCCCTGGTGGTAAGACGGTCTACTACGGTTTGAAGGAAAAGGGTGTTGGTGTTACAACTAACAACTTGAACGCAGACGAGAAGAAGGCTGTTGAAGATGCAAAGGCAAAGATTATTGCTGGCGACATCAAGGTTCCAGACACACCTGAAAACTAA